Proteins encoded in a region of the Nicotiana tomentosiformis chromosome 9, ASM39032v3, whole genome shotgun sequence genome:
- the LOC104117856 gene encoding classical arabinogalactan protein 6-like — protein MARQLIVFALLFVALAGLVSAATSPAISPSSSPSSSPSSSPSSSPAAAPKKSGNAPTQSPKSSSPASSPKASSPSSSTSESPDSSSSAESPEDEDYVSSPPSPSTDSTTADLAPTPSATSADQAPTSASSAATLKVSSVFSVAAVVGFFF, from the coding sequence atggcacgacaaTTGATTGTTTTTGCTCTTCTCTTTGTTGCTTTAGCAGGATTGGTCTCTGCTGCCACATCACCAGCCATCtcaccatcatcatcaccatcatcatccCCATCTTCATCCCCATCATCGTCCCCTGCGGCTGCACCTAAGAAAAGTGGAAATGCACCCACACAATCACCCAAGTCATCATCCCCTGCATCTTCACCTAAGGCCAGCTCACCATCATCctctacctctgaatctccagatTCCTCCAGCTCAGCAGAATCACCTGAGGACGAGGATTATGTCTCATCTCCCCCTTCTCCTTCTACTGACTCTACCACCGCTGACTTAGCTCCCACACCAAGTGCCACATCAGCTGATCAGGCACCCACGTCTGCCAGCAGTGCCGCCACCTTGAAGGTTTCCTCAGTCTTCTCTGTTGCAGCTGTTGTTGGATTCTTTTTCTAA